Proteins encoded together in one Falco biarmicus isolate bFalBia1 chromosome 4, bFalBia1.pri, whole genome shotgun sequence window:
- the TRAK1 gene encoding trafficking kinesin-binding protein 1 isoform X10 encodes MSVKEEESFEYDYEKESRREGTFNRQSLDILEEVLCAERVGQMTKTYNDIDAVTRLLEEKERDLELAARIGQSLLKKNKSLTERNEFLEEQVEHIREEVSQLRHELSMKDELLQFYTSAAEESEPESVCSTPLKRNESSSSVQNYFHLDSLQKKLKDLEEENVVLRSEACQLKTETITYEEKEQQLVNDCVKELRDANIQIANISEELAKKTEDAARQQEEITHLLSQIVDLQKKAKACAVENEELVQHLGAAKDAQRQLTAELRELEDKYAECMEMLHEAQEELKNLRNKTMPNAISRRYHSLGLFPMDSLAAEIEGSMRKELHLDEPDSPDLAHQKRVFETVRNVNQVVKQRSMTPSPMNIPGSNQSSAMNSVISSCVSTPRSSFYGGDISNIMIDNKTNSIILETESSDNGNEDRMKKPGTPGTPGSSDLETALRRLSLRRENYLSERKFFEEEQERKLRELAEKGELHSGSVTPTESIMSLGTHSRFSEFTGYSGMSISSRSYLPEKLQIVKPLEGSATLHHWQQLAQPHLGGILDPRPGVVTKGFRTLDLDLDEVYCLNDYEEDETGDISYKGLTTSTPVQHTETSGERSQAQVTVSDNKNNPRQSQAFTEEMQESTTDDDEGSGEGNSLSPVKLTSLQDFDYWAILASLQNSIHSVALCVTSAR; translated from the exons tttTATGTGCTGAAAGAGTGGGCCAGATGACTAAAACATACAATGACATAGATGCTGTTACACGTCTTCTCGAAGAG AAAGAACGGGACTTAGAATTAGCTGCTCGAATTGGCCAGTCACTCTTAAAGAAGAATAAATCactgacagaaagaaatgaattCCTGGAGGAGCAAGTAGAACACATCAGGGAAGAG GTTTCTCAGTTGCGGCATGAGCTCTCCATGAAAGATGAACTGCTTCAGTTCTATACCAGCGCTGCTGAAGAAAGCGAGCCGGAGTCTGTATGTTCCACCCC GCTGAAGAGGAATGAATCTTCCTCCTCCGTCCAGAACTACTTCCATTTGGATTCTCTTCAAAAGAAACTCAAGGACCTTGAAGAGGAGAATGTTGTGCTTAGATCTGAG GCTTGTCAGCTGAAGACTGAAACAATTACTTACGAAGAGAAAGAACAACAGCTTGTCAATGACTGTGTAAAAGAGCTAA GGGATGCAAACATCCAGATTGCCAATATCTCTGAAGAGTtagcaaagaaaactgaagatgcTGCCCGGCAGCAAGAAGAAATCACCCATCTTCTCTCTCAGATAGTCGATctgcagaaaaaggcaaaagct TGTGCGGTTGAAAATGAGGAACTTGTCCAGCATTTGGGAGCAGCTAAAGATGCCCAGAGACAGCTCACAGCAGAG TTGCGAGAGCTGGAAGACAAGTATGCAGAGTGCATGGAAATGCTTCATGAGGCTcaagaagagctgaaaaacCTCCGGAACAAGACTATGCCAAATGCTATATCACGTCGGTACCACTCTCTCGGTCTCTTCCCTATG GATTCTTTGGCAGCAGAGATAGAAGGGTCAATGAGGAAAGAACTGCATTTAGATGAACCCGACTCTCCTGACTTGGC TCATCAGAAGCGGGTCTTCGAGACAGTGAGAAATGTCAACCAGGTTGTCAAGCAGAGATCCATGACTCCGTCACCAATGAATATCCCAGGCTCTAACCAGTCCTCTGCTATGAACTCAGTCATTTCTAGTTGCGTCAGCACTCCACGTTCCAGTTTCTATGGGGGAGACATCTCTAACATTATGATAGACAACAAGACCAATAGCATCATCTTAGAGACGGAATCCTCTGACAACGG aaatgaaGACAGGATGAAGAAGCCTGGAACTCCAGGGACCCCAGGCTCCAGTGACCTAGAGACTGCCCTTCGCAGGCTGTCCCTCAGGCGGGAGAATTACCTCTCGGAGCGAAAGTTCTTTGAAGAAGAGCAGGAAAGGAAGTTGCGGGAACTGGCAGAAAAGGGCGAACTCCATAGTGGCTCCGTTACCCCTACAGAGAGCATCATGTCGCTGGGAACTCACTCCAGATTTTCAGAATTCACTGGATATTCAGGAATGTCTATCAGCAGTCGCTCCTACCTGCCAGAAAAGCTTCAGATTGTGAAACCACTAGAAG GTTCTGCCACTTTGCaccactggcagcagctggctcagCCTCACCTGGGTGGGATCCTGGACCCGAGGCCCGGGGTTGTCACTAAGGGCTTCAGGACTCTGGACCTGGACCTGGACGAAGTGTACTGCCTTAATGACTATGAGGAAGATGAGACAGGTGACATTTCTTACAAGGGCCTAACTACCTCGACGCCAGTTCAGCACACAGAGACCTCAGGTGAGAGGTCACAAGCACAAGTGACTGTTTCAGACAACAAGAATAACCCCCGCCAATCTCAGGCTTTCACAGAGGAGATGCAGGAGTCCACGACTGACGATGATGAGGGGTCTGGTGAGGGAAACTCATTAAGTCCAGTAAAACTGACATCTTTACAGGATTTTGATTACTGGGCCATTCTCGCATCTCTCCAGAACAGCATCCATAGTGTTGCTTTGTGTGTAACATCTGCGCGTTAA